In Clostridia bacterium, a single window of DNA contains:
- the pyrR gene encoding bifunctional pyr operon transcriptional regulator/uracil phosphoribosyltransferase PyrR — MVEKAEIMDKTAIERSLRRMAHEIIERNEDLSQVVLVGIRRRGVPLAQRLGRYIAEFEGREVPVGVLDITLYRDDLTLKSPTPEVQGSDIPVDINGRAVVLVDDVLYTGRTVRAALDALVDIGRPAQIQLAVLIDRGHRELPIRADYVGKNVPTSRREVIECRLAEVDGREQVMIMELTQ; from the coding sequence TTGGTGGAAAAGGCGGAGATCATGGACAAGACCGCCATTGAGCGGTCGCTGCGGCGCATGGCGCACGAGATCATCGAGCGGAACGAGGACCTGTCGCAGGTGGTGCTTGTCGGCATCCGCCGGCGCGGGGTGCCCCTCGCGCAGCGTCTCGGCAGGTACATCGCCGAGTTCGAGGGCCGCGAGGTTCCGGTCGGCGTCCTCGACATCACCCTGTATCGAGACGACCTCACCCTGAAGAGCCCGACGCCGGAGGTCCAGGGGAGCGACATCCCCGTCGACATCAACGGCCGTGCGGTCGTGCTCGTCGATGACGTGCTCTACACCGGGCGGACGGTGCGCGCCGCGCTCGACGCCCTCGTCGACATCGGCCGGCCGGCGCAGATCCAGCTGGCCGTGCTGATCGATCGCGGCCACCGGGAACTGCCCATCCGGGCGGACTACGTCGGAAAGAACGTTCCCACCTCGCGGCGGGAAGTCATCGAGTGCCGCCTCGCCGAGGTGGACGGGCGCGAACAGGTCATGATCATGGAGCTGACCCAATAG
- a CDS encoding aspartate carbamoyltransferase catalytic subunit, whose protein sequence is MDAWRGNPGSLLGLAGLAPAEIERLLDRAEAWLDAWRRGAVSPVLAGRSVALWFAEPSTRTRVSFEQAAALLGARPIVISERGSSLEKGETLADTAATLEAAGVDAIVVRHGASGAPEQIARAVRVPVLNAGDGTHEHPTQGLLDVLTIRQSFGRVAGLRVAIVGDVLHSRVARSTTWALAALGASVVLVGPPTLVPTELARALPAEVCHDLRAGLEGADVVMALRLQKERMVAAYLPSEAEYRARWGITAERLGWAKPGAVFLHPGPSNRGVEVETDVHDGPRSRVRDQVRNGVAVRMAALERALSGEEAARWRS, encoded by the coding sequence GTGGACGCGTGGCGAGGCAATCCGGGAAGCCTCCTCGGACTGGCCGGCCTCGCGCCGGCGGAGATCGAGCGCTTGCTCGACCGGGCGGAAGCCTGGCTTGACGCCTGGCGCCGCGGCGCGGTGAGTCCCGTGCTGGCCGGACGGAGCGTGGCGCTCTGGTTCGCCGAGCCGAGCACGCGCACGCGGGTCTCCTTCGAACAGGCCGCGGCGCTGCTGGGCGCCCGGCCCATCGTGATCAGCGAGCGCGGGTCGAGCCTGGAAAAGGGCGAGACGCTCGCCGACACGGCCGCCACGCTGGAGGCGGCGGGGGTCGATGCGATCGTGGTCCGCCACGGAGCCTCCGGCGCCCCGGAGCAGATCGCCCGCGCCGTGCGCGTCCCGGTGCTCAACGCCGGGGACGGCACGCACGAGCATCCCACGCAGGGTCTTCTCGACGTCCTCACGATCCGCCAGTCGTTCGGCCGCGTCGCCGGGCTGCGCGTGGCCATCGTGGGCGACGTCCTCCACAGCCGGGTCGCCCGCTCCACGACCTGGGCGCTGGCGGCGCTCGGGGCGAGCGTCGTGCTGGTGGGCCCGCCCACGCTTGTCCCGACGGAGCTCGCCCGCGCGCTGCCGGCCGAGGTGTGCCACGACCTGCGCGCCGGGCTGGAGGGCGCGGACGTCGTCATGGCGCTCCGCCTGCAAAAGGAACGCATGGTGGCCGCCTACCTGCCGAGCGAGGCCGAGTACCGCGCGCGGTGGGGCATCACCGCGGAGCGCCTCGGCTGGGCGAAGCCGGGCGCCGTCTTCCTCCATCCCGGCCCGTCCAACCGAGGGGTTGAGGTGGAGACCGACGTGCACGACGGGCCCCGCTCGCGCGTCCGCGACCAGGTGCGCAACGGCGTGGCCGTCCGCATGGCCGCGCTGGAGCGGGCGCTGTCGGGAGAGGAGGCGGCGCGGTGGCGCTCCTGA
- a CDS encoding dihydroorotase, with translation MALLIRGGRLIDPATGRDGRFDVLVEGGRVAAVAPDLSGRLPAEGDGVEVFDARGLVVTPGLIDVHTHLRVPGQAHKETLATGTAAAAAGGFTQVCTLPNTHPVIDSPWLVEAVLARAREDAVVRVHVVGALTKGQEGRELAPLDAMARAGAVAFSDDGRPVADAGVLRRAMEYARAIGLPILDHAEDPGLTGRGVMHEGPVSLALGLPGIPAASEVVAVQRDVTLAAFTGARLHVMHLSTAGAVEAVRRAKEAGAPVTAEVTPHHLALTVAEVERLRYDASTKVNPPLRDESDRQALVQGLRDGVIDLIATDHAPHSGDEKALPYVDAPFGISGLETAFALAYGALVESGALTLPELVRRMTAEPARALGLPGGSLREGDPADIAVFDVDAEWIVDPAAFRSKGKNTPLAGRRVRGRCVATFVAGRRVWGERP, from the coding sequence GTGGCGCTCCTGATTCGCGGCGGTCGCCTGATCGACCCGGCCACGGGACGCGACGGACGGTTCGACGTTCTCGTCGAGGGCGGGCGCGTGGCCGCCGTGGCGCCGGACCTCTCCGGCCGGCTCCCGGCGGAGGGGGACGGCGTGGAGGTGTTCGACGCGCGCGGCCTCGTCGTCACGCCGGGCCTGATCGACGTCCACACGCACCTGCGCGTCCCCGGCCAGGCCCACAAGGAGACGCTGGCGACGGGCACGGCCGCGGCCGCGGCCGGCGGGTTCACGCAGGTGTGCACCCTGCCGAACACGCACCCCGTCATCGACAGCCCCTGGCTCGTGGAAGCCGTCCTCGCCCGCGCGCGCGAGGACGCGGTCGTCCGCGTGCACGTGGTCGGCGCGCTGACCAAGGGCCAGGAGGGGCGGGAGCTGGCGCCGCTCGACGCCATGGCCCGCGCCGGTGCCGTCGCCTTCTCGGACGACGGCCGCCCCGTGGCCGACGCCGGCGTCCTGCGGCGCGCCATGGAGTACGCCCGCGCCATCGGCCTTCCGATCCTCGACCACGCGGAGGATCCCGGGCTCACGGGCCGTGGTGTGATGCACGAGGGTCCGGTGTCGCTCGCCCTGGGCCTGCCGGGCATCCCCGCCGCGAGCGAGGTGGTCGCCGTGCAGCGGGACGTGACGCTCGCCGCCTTCACCGGAGCCCGCCTGCACGTCATGCACCTGTCGACGGCCGGCGCCGTGGAAGCGGTGCGTCGCGCCAAGGAGGCCGGCGCGCCCGTGACGGCCGAGGTCACGCCGCATCACCTCGCGCTGACGGTGGCGGAGGTGGAGCGGCTGCGGTACGACGCCTCCACCAAGGTGAACCCGCCGCTCCGCGACGAGTCCGACCGGCAGGCGCTGGTCCAGGGACTGCGCGACGGCGTGATCGACCTCATCGCCACCGACCACGCGCCGCACAGCGGGGACGAGAAGGCCCTCCCGTACGTGGACGCGCCGTTCGGCATCAGCGGGCTGGAGACGGCCTTCGCGCTGGCGTACGGGGCGCTGGTGGAGAGCGGCGCCCTGACGCTTCCGGAGCTGGTGCGCCGGATGACGGCCGAGCCGGCGCGGGCGCTGGGCTTGCCGGGCGGGAGCCTCAGGGAAGGCGATCCGGCCGACATCGCCGTCTTCGACGTGGACGCGGAGTGGATCGTCGACCCGGCCGCGTTCCGCTCGAAGGGGAAGAACACGCCCCTGGCCGGACGGCGCGTGCGCGGGCGCTGCGTCGCCACGTTCGTGGCCGGGCGGCGGGTCTGGGGGGAACGCCCGTGA